A window of Sphingobacterium sp. SRCM116780 contains these coding sequences:
- the dxs gene encoding 1-deoxy-D-xylulose-5-phosphate synthase, producing MQFDAGELLSKINDPSDLKKLNEDQLEQVSQELRQYIIDLVSVNGGHFAASLGVVELTVALHYVMNTPYDQLIWDVGHQAYGHKILTGRRDSFHTNRIVNGLSGFPKRGESEYDAFGVGHSSTSISAALGMAVASHIKGEKDRQHIAIIGDGAMTGGMAFEALNHAGIEKSNLLVILNDNCMSIDPNVGALKEYLTSITTSKRYNRFRDDIGAILSKISEMGPNALGAVKKLEKSIKGTLLKNANLFESLNFRYFGPVDGHDVKKLAKTLEDLRHIPGPKLLHCVTMKGKGYALAEKDQTKWHAPGLFDKITGEIKKSASEKPTAPKYQDVFGTTLVELAEMNDKIVGITPAMPSGSSMNIMMKAFPERSFDVGIAEQHAVTFSAGLATQGLMPFCNIYSSFMQRAFDQVIHDVALQKLNVVFCLDRAGVVGADGPTHHGAYDIAFMRCIPNMTVSAPMNEEELRNLMYTAQLEDKGPFVIRYPRGNGVMIDWKKPFKEIEIGKGRLIQDGEGLAILSFGAIGNEASKAILQLAEEGIHPAHYDLRFAKPLDEELLHKVLQKFENIITVEDGCLQGGIGSAVLEFMADHQYSNKVVRLGIPDAIIEHAEQKDQWNVAYYDAEAIATECRKLAKGIKTNAMVS from the coding sequence ATGCAATTTGATGCTGGAGAATTATTAAGTAAAATCAATGATCCCTCTGATCTGAAAAAACTCAATGAAGACCAATTAGAACAGGTTAGTCAGGAGTTACGTCAATATATTATTGATTTAGTTTCTGTTAACGGTGGTCACTTTGCAGCTAGTTTGGGAGTTGTTGAACTAACAGTGGCATTACATTATGTTATGAACACTCCTTATGATCAGTTAATATGGGATGTTGGTCATCAAGCATATGGTCATAAGATATTAACAGGTCGCAGAGATTCTTTTCATACCAATAGAATTGTTAACGGTTTATCTGGTTTTCCAAAGCGTGGAGAGTCAGAATATGATGCATTCGGTGTAGGACATTCTTCTACTTCTATTTCAGCGGCATTAGGAATGGCTGTTGCATCCCATATAAAAGGTGAAAAAGATCGTCAGCACATTGCTATTATTGGTGATGGTGCTATGACTGGTGGTATGGCATTCGAAGCTTTGAATCATGCCGGAATAGAGAAATCAAACCTATTGGTTATCTTAAATGATAACTGTATGTCTATTGATCCTAATGTTGGAGCATTAAAAGAATACTTAACCAGTATTACGACTTCTAAGCGATATAATCGCTTTAGAGATGATATTGGAGCAATCTTGTCCAAGATATCTGAAATGGGACCTAATGCGTTAGGAGCGGTTAAAAAGCTGGAGAAAAGTATAAAAGGAACCCTATTAAAAAATGCGAATCTTTTCGAATCATTGAATTTTAGATATTTTGGTCCTGTCGATGGACACGATGTCAAGAAATTAGCGAAGACATTGGAAGATTTACGTCATATACCTGGCCCTAAATTATTGCATTGTGTGACCATGAAAGGAAAAGGATATGCATTGGCTGAAAAAGATCAAACGAAATGGCATGCTCCAGGCTTATTTGATAAAATAACAGGTGAAATAAAAAAATCAGCTTCTGAAAAACCAACGGCACCTAAATATCAGGATGTTTTTGGTACAACCTTAGTTGAGTTAGCCGAGATGAATGATAAAATAGTTGGGATAACACCAGCTATGCCTTCAGGTTCATCCATGAATATCATGATGAAAGCCTTTCCAGAGCGCTCATTTGATGTAGGAATAGCCGAACAGCATGCGGTTACATTTAGTGCCGGATTGGCTACACAAGGTTTGATGCCATTTTGTAATATCTATTCGTCATTCATGCAACGTGCATTTGACCAAGTTATTCATGATGTCGCTTTACAAAAACTGAATGTTGTATTTTGTCTAGACCGTGCAGGAGTTGTTGGAGCTGATGGACCGACGCATCATGGCGCTTATGATATTGCATTTATGCGCTGTATTCCAAATATGACTGTTTCTGCGCCGATGAACGAAGAAGAGCTTAGAAACTTAATGTATACTGCCCAGTTGGAAGATAAAGGACCATTTGTTATTCGTTATCCAAGAGGTAATGGTGTGATGATCGATTGGAAAAAACCGTTCAAAGAAATTGAAATAGGTAAAGGAAGATTGATTCAAGATGGTGAAGGATTAGCGATATTGAGTTTTGGTGCCATTGGTAATGAAGCGAGCAAAGCTATATTACAATTGGCAGAAGAAGGAATACATCCAGCGCACTATGATTTAAGATTTGCAAAACCATTGGATGAAGAATTGTTACATAAGGTTTTGCAAAAATTTGAAAATATCATTACCGTTGAAGATGGCTGTTTACAAGGAGGTATAGGTTCTGCAGTTCTGGAATTTATGGCGGATCATCAGTATAGTAATAAAGTTGTTCGATTAGGTATCCCAGATGCTATCATTGAGCATGCTGAACAAAAAGATCAGTGGAATGTAGCCTATTATGATGCTGAAGCTATTGCAACAGAATGTCGTAAACTAGCAAAAGGAATAAAAACAAATGCTATGGTGAGCTAA
- a CDS encoding segregation and condensation protein A — translation MQIEEGYEIKLPQFEGPFDLLLFFIERDELNIHDIPISKITDDFLSYVSQMQALDMEMASEFIFVASTLMRIKAKMLLPRPELDEEDNEIDLKEGLVQKLILYKQFKETCEDLKLLEDERLKLYKRGNTNYDIKIARPQDNTGEELNSFDLYKLMMVYERMMYQYIHRPQEVTHTVVKHPYTIEQQKKAITDLIEMNEQLDFQYILKSSENKVQFVFNFLAILEMLQQKLLQIEIGLGYNDFNIRKRSKEELDLVDIEEELVVE, via the coding sequence ATGCAAATAGAAGAAGGATACGAAATAAAATTACCTCAATTTGAAGGCCCATTTGACTTGCTCTTATTTTTTATTGAAAGAGATGAATTAAATATACATGACATTCCTATTTCTAAAATAACAGATGATTTTCTTTCTTACGTAAGTCAGATGCAGGCATTGGATATGGAAATGGCCAGCGAATTTATTTTTGTTGCTTCTACCTTAATGCGCATAAAAGCTAAAATGCTTTTGCCTCGTCCAGAATTGGATGAAGAAGATAATGAAATTGATCTGAAAGAAGGCCTGGTTCAAAAGCTGATTTTATATAAGCAATTTAAAGAGACTTGTGAAGATTTAAAATTGTTAGAAGATGAACGTCTCAAATTATATAAAAGAGGAAATACCAACTATGATATCAAAATTGCCAGACCTCAAGATAATACAGGTGAGGAATTGAATAGTTTTGATCTTTATAAGCTTATGATGGTCTATGAAAGGATGATGTATCAATATATACACAGACCGCAAGAAGTAACACATACAGTTGTAAAACATCCTTATACCATCGAACAACAGAAAAAAGCAATAACAGATTTAATTGAAATGAACGAACAACTTGATTTTCAATATATCCTTAAAAGTTCGGAGAATAAGGTTCAGTTTGTCTTTAATTTTTTAGCCATCTTAGAAATGCTACAACAAAAATTATTGCAGATTGAAATTGGCTTAGGTTATAATGACTTTAATATCCGAAAAAGAAGTAAGGAAGAACTTGATTTAGTTGATATCGAAGAAGAGTTAGTCGTAGAATAA
- the thiL gene encoding thiamine-phosphate kinase, which translates to MLEFDNTEKTNLGELGEFGLISYLTKAVEITEESTIKGIGDDAAVLNFANKKTLISTDLLLEGIHFDLRYVPLKHLGYKAVQVNLSDIYAMNGQASQITFSIGLSSKFPLEAVEEIYQGALIACKKYHVDLVGGDTSASVQGLVISVTSIGFADEDKIAYRSGAQEGDLLCVSGDLGAAYIGLQLLEREKNIFLENPNIQPDLEGKDYIVERQLKPEARRDIIELLAEKGIKPNAMIDISDGLASEIIHICEASNKGCKLYEDKIPLDPMTYETAREFGIDPTVCALNGGEDYELLFTIPQSDYDKIKGSMEITIIGHITEANAGCEMIAKSGKVYPITAQGWNAFKD; encoded by the coding sequence ATGTTAGAATTTGATAATACAGAGAAAACGAATTTAGGTGAGTTGGGGGAATTTGGTTTAATTTCATATTTGACTAAAGCTGTTGAAATTACAGAAGAAAGTACGATTAAAGGTATTGGTGATGATGCTGCAGTATTAAACTTTGCTAATAAAAAGACGTTAATTTCGACAGATCTTTTATTGGAAGGAATTCATTTTGACTTACGTTATGTTCCATTAAAACATTTAGGATATAAAGCAGTTCAAGTGAATTTAAGTGATATTTATGCGATGAATGGACAAGCCTCTCAAATAACATTCTCGATTGGTCTATCTTCTAAATTTCCGTTAGAAGCTGTTGAAGAAATATATCAAGGAGCGTTGATTGCTTGTAAGAAATATCATGTTGATTTGGTTGGTGGAGATACCTCTGCATCTGTGCAAGGGCTGGTTATTTCGGTAACGAGTATTGGTTTTGCTGATGAAGATAAAATTGCATATCGTTCCGGTGCACAAGAAGGCGATTTACTATGTGTTTCAGGCGATTTGGGAGCAGCTTACATTGGTTTGCAACTATTAGAGCGTGAAAAGAATATCTTCTTGGAGAATCCAAATATTCAACCCGATTTAGAAGGTAAAGATTATATCGTAGAAAGACAGCTGAAACCAGAAGCTAGACGTGACATTATTGAGCTATTGGCAGAAAAAGGAATAAAGCCAAATGCTATGATTGATATCTCTGATGGTTTGGCCTCTGAGATCATTCATATTTGTGAAGCATCTAACAAAGGATGTAAATTGTATGAAGATAAAATACCATTGGATCCGATGACTTATGAAACAGCTCGAGAATTTGGTATTGACCCTACTGTATGTGCATTGAATGGAGGAGAAGACTATGAGTTATTATTTACGATTCCGCAGTCTGACTATGATAAAATAAAGGGATCAATGGAAATAACTATTATTGGTCATATTACAGAAGCAAATGCAGGATGTGAAATGATTGCTAAATCGGGAAAGGTTTATCCCATTACCGCTCAAGGTTGGAATGCTTTTAAAGATTAA
- the nadA gene encoding quinolinate synthase NadA, with translation MDLVNYDIQAKGYIDAPIDPSLDLIQEIKRLKEEKNAVILAHYYQEAEIQDIADYIGDSLGLSQEAAKTSADVIVFAGVHFMAETAKILSPSKKVLLPDAKAGCSLSDSCPPHLFAKFKEQYPDHIVITYVNCTAELKALSDIVCTSSNAVQIVESLPLDQKIIFGPDRNLGAYVKKKTGRDLVLWNGACMVHEIFSQDKIDKLRVENPEAKFIAHPECEDHILATADYVGSTSGMLKYTMNDEATTYIVATESGIIHQMEKASPHKTFIPAPPNNACACNDCPHMKLNTLEKLYNCLKYESPEIILDNAIVARAQRPIERMLEISAQLGL, from the coding sequence ATGGATTTAGTAAATTACGATATTCAAGCTAAGGGTTATATTGATGCTCCTATTGATCCTAGTTTAGATTTGATTCAAGAGATCAAACGTCTGAAAGAAGAGAAAAACGCAGTTATTTTAGCGCATTATTACCAAGAAGCGGAGATACAAGATATCGCTGATTATATTGGGGATAGTTTGGGTTTATCACAAGAAGCTGCAAAAACAAGTGCAGATGTCATTGTTTTTGCAGGAGTGCATTTCATGGCCGAAACTGCTAAGATATTATCACCATCAAAGAAAGTATTGTTACCGGATGCTAAAGCGGGTTGCTCACTTTCGGATTCATGTCCACCGCATCTGTTTGCTAAATTTAAGGAACAGTATCCAGATCATATTGTGATTACGTATGTAAACTGTACCGCTGAATTAAAAGCATTATCAGATATCGTATGTACTTCAAGTAATGCTGTACAAATTGTTGAGAGTCTTCCTTTGGATCAAAAAATAATTTTTGGTCCTGATCGTAACCTTGGTGCATATGTGAAAAAGAAAACGGGTAGAGATCTTGTTTTATGGAATGGTGCATGTATGGTACATGAAATTTTTTCTCAGGATAAGATTGATAAATTAAGAGTAGAAAATCCAGAAGCAAAATTTATTGCACATCCAGAATGTGAAGATCATATTTTAGCAACAGCTGATTACGTAGGTTCAACTTCGGGTATGTTAAAATATACGATGAACGATGAAGCAACAACTTATATAGTTGCTACCGAGTCAGGAATCATTCATCAGATGGAAAAAGCTAGTCCACATAAAACTTTTATTCCTGCTCCTCCTAATAATGCTTGTGCGTGTAACGATTGTCCTCATATGAAATTGAATACATTGGAGAAGCTATATAATTGTTTAAAATACGAGAGCCCAGAGATTATACTGGATAACGCTATCGTTGCTCGTGCTCAGCGACCTATTGAGCGTATGTTGGAGATATCCGCGCAATTGGGATTATAA
- the nadB gene encoding L-aspartate oxidase — protein sequence MSERKVDFLVIGSGIAGLSFALKAADHGKVLIVTKANEDESNTKYAQGGVAAVVDKSDSFEQHIIDTQIAGDGLCDVEIVENVVREAPDRINELISYGTSFDKSDAGVYDLAREGGHSAHRILHYKDITGYEIERSLLQKVHEHPNIEILTHYFAIDLITQHHLGEFVDKQRDDIKCYGIYAFNTNSHQVDKILSKITVMASGGAGHVYASTTNPTIATGDGIAMVYRAKGKVRNMEFMQFHPTSLYNPSESPAFLVSEAVRGFGGILRRVNGEDFMLEYDERGSLAPRDIVARAIDSEMKKSGIDYVYLDITHREKEDIIKHFPNIYEKCLSIGLDMSKDYIPVTPAAHYLCGGIYVDNYGRSSIHNLYACGECSSTGLHGANRLASNSLLEALVYAHRIYLDATQISLKADYPVGVPDWDDSKAKLSNEDILVTHNLRECQKVMSDYVGIVRSDFRLERALNRLHLLYAETEDFYRHTKLSIKLCELRNVIQVAFIVTKSALLRKESRGLHFTTDYPQHADTLKDTIF from the coding sequence ATGTCAGAAAGAAAGGTTGATTTCTTGGTAATTGGATCAGGAATAGCCGGATTAAGTTTTGCTTTAAAAGCAGCTGATCATGGTAAAGTGTTGATAGTCACGAAGGCTAACGAAGATGAGTCAAATACGAAATATGCACAAGGGGGAGTAGCTGCAGTTGTGGATAAGTCTGATAGCTTTGAACAGCATATTATTGATACTCAGATAGCTGGAGATGGATTGTGTGATGTTGAAATTGTGGAAAACGTAGTTAGAGAAGCTCCAGATCGTATTAACGAACTTATTTCTTATGGAACTTCATTTGACAAATCAGATGCTGGTGTATATGACCTAGCTCGAGAGGGTGGCCATTCTGCACATCGGATCCTACATTATAAAGATATTACTGGTTATGAGATTGAAAGATCCTTGCTGCAAAAAGTTCATGAACATCCAAATATTGAAATTTTAACACATTATTTTGCGATTGATTTAATCACGCAACATCATCTGGGCGAATTTGTAGATAAGCAACGAGATGATATTAAATGTTATGGTATTTATGCATTTAATACCAATTCGCATCAAGTAGATAAAATTTTAAGTAAAATTACGGTGATGGCTTCTGGTGGTGCTGGGCATGTATATGCGAGTACAACGAATCCAACCATTGCTACTGGTGATGGAATTGCTATGGTTTATCGTGCAAAAGGAAAGGTTAGGAATATGGAATTTATGCAGTTCCATCCAACTTCTTTATATAATCCAAGTGAGTCTCCAGCTTTTTTAGTGTCTGAAGCTGTTCGTGGATTTGGAGGAATTTTGAGACGTGTGAACGGTGAAGATTTCATGTTAGAATATGATGAAAGAGGATCATTAGCTCCTCGGGATATAGTTGCCAGAGCGATAGATTCTGAAATGAAAAAGTCAGGTATTGATTATGTTTATTTGGATATAACGCATCGCGAAAAAGAGGATATTATTAAACATTTTCCAAATATTTATGAGAAATGTTTGTCTATAGGATTAGATATGAGTAAGGATTATATTCCTGTTACTCCAGCTGCACATTACTTGTGTGGAGGCATCTATGTGGATAACTATGGACGAAGTAGTATACATAATTTATATGCTTGTGGTGAGTGTTCTTCAACAGGCTTACATGGTGCTAATCGATTAGCTTCTAATTCGCTCCTAGAGGCGCTAGTGTATGCACATCGGATTTATTTAGATGCTACTCAAATTTCTTTGAAAGCTGATTATCCAGTAGGTGTTCCAGATTGGGATGATTCAAAAGCTAAACTCTCAAATGAAGATATTTTAGTGACTCATAATCTACGTGAATGCCAAAAGGTAATGAGTGATTATGTAGGTATTGTACGCTCTGATTTCAGGTTAGAAAGAGCACTCAATCGATTACATTTACTGTATGCGGAGACAGAAGATTTTTACAGACATACCAAACTATCTATAAAATTATGCGAATTGAGAAACGTGATCCAGGTAGCATTTATTGTTACTAAATCTGCCTTATTGCGTAAGGAAAGTAGAGGATTACATTTTACTACAGATTATCCGCAACATGCTGATACATTAAAAGATACTATATTTTAG
- a CDS encoding gamma carbonic anhydrase family protein encodes MTCILAVKGVIPKYHDTCFLAPNSTLVGDVELGEHCSVWFNAVIRGDVNFIRIGNYTNIQDGVVIHCTYQKAGTTIGNYVNVGHQAMVHGCVIHDYVLVGMGAIVMDNAIVESNVIIAAGAVVLENTICESGYLYAGVPAKKIKAITDEQRKMLQQLPHNYVLYSSWFD; translated from the coding sequence ATGACCTGTATATTAGCTGTAAAGGGGGTAATTCCAAAATATCATGATACTTGTTTCTTAGCGCCTAATAGTACCCTTGTTGGCGATGTGGAGCTTGGAGAGCATTGTTCTGTTTGGTTCAATGCTGTAATAAGAGGAGATGTTAATTTTATTCGTATTGGTAATTATACGAATATACAAGATGGAGTGGTTATCCATTGTACTTATCAAAAGGCTGGAACAACGATTGGAAATTATGTCAATGTTGGTCATCAAGCTATGGTACATGGATGTGTTATTCATGATTATGTTTTAGTTGGTATGGGAGCGATTGTTATGGATAATGCTATCGTAGAAAGTAATGTTATTATAGCTGCAGGAGCTGTTGTATTGGAAAATACAATTTGTGAGTCTGGTTATTTATATGCTGGTGTACCAGCTAAAAAAATTAAAGCGATAACTGATGAACAACGAAAGATGTTACAACAGTTACCGCATAATTATGTCTTGTACAGCTCTTGGTTTGATTAA
- a CDS encoding Ig-like domain-containing domain — MILDSKKHKSGLKGLKSTLFSKLMVLSFFSLLILLTIQCASIKQPTGGPKDSIAPKILNEFPANFSKNFKEKKISITLDEYIKLNNQQKEISISPDMDKLPQFKVKKKILEITLPDSLEKNTTYTINFGKGLVDYNASNPIINYSYVFATGNQIDSLSVSGNVKNALTKEPEKEVRVLLIPISQDSIFGKKKANIFAQTDSSGNYKINNLRANTYRIYALKEANNDRIYNNPDELIGFLKDSVVLDRDLSNINLQISKGPAVKFRVLEKKIENSGRIYLAFNRRVKDPNLTLLNDEDNNKTKIVKYSQANDSAYIYMNNLERDSIKFVLTENNTPLDTILIKKSNLKLDRTIAPIIVPSTGKVDRVKHLTLSSLTPIKSIDKSKVKFIEDSISKTNFQLQLDTTIGNLYHIRYNWRKEKNYQIVLEEGAMQGYFGEKNKEYKINLTYDDSDNYGDITFTFTDIDSTKQYLVELINEKKDKVFRKDILNTLTGKLIYKEFPGGKYSIRIIRDDNKNGIWDSGEVYKLTQPEPLVYLNKIFTIRANWEQNETFSLKELNELN, encoded by the coding sequence ATGATATTGGATTCAAAAAAACATAAAAGTGGCTTAAAAGGGCTTAAAAGTACTTTATTTTCAAAGTTAATGGTTTTAAGTTTTTTTTCATTGTTAATTCTATTAACAATACAGTGTGCGAGCATAAAGCAACCAACTGGTGGTCCTAAAGATTCAATTGCACCAAAAATATTGAATGAGTTTCCTGCTAATTTTTCTAAAAATTTCAAAGAAAAAAAAATTAGTATCACATTGGATGAATATATAAAATTAAATAATCAACAAAAGGAGATTAGCATATCACCAGATATGGATAAGCTACCTCAATTTAAAGTAAAGAAAAAAATACTTGAAATTACTTTACCCGATTCCTTAGAAAAAAATACAACCTATACGATCAATTTTGGAAAAGGACTTGTTGATTATAATGCGAGTAATCCAATTATTAATTATAGCTATGTTTTTGCTACGGGAAACCAAATTGATTCCTTATCCGTTTCTGGTAATGTAAAAAATGCATTAACAAAAGAACCTGAGAAAGAGGTTCGTGTTTTATTGATTCCAATAAGTCAAGATTCTATTTTTGGTAAAAAGAAAGCCAATATATTTGCACAAACCGATAGTTCAGGTAACTATAAAATAAATAATCTAAGAGCCAATACTTATCGCATATATGCCCTAAAAGAAGCCAACAATGATCGTATATATAATAATCCAGATGAACTGATTGGTTTTCTTAAAGACTCTGTGGTATTGGATAGAGATTTAAGCAATATTAATCTGCAGATATCAAAAGGACCAGCTGTTAAGTTTAGGGTATTAGAAAAGAAAATAGAAAATTCTGGAAGAATATACTTAGCATTTAATAGACGAGTAAAAGATCCTAATCTAACTCTATTAAATGATGAAGATAATAACAAAACTAAAATTGTTAAGTATTCGCAAGCCAATGATTCTGCTTATATCTACATGAATAATCTGGAAAGAGATTCTATAAAATTTGTACTAACAGAAAATAATACACCTTTAGATACGATACTTATTAAAAAATCTAATTTGAAATTAGATCGAACTATAGCTCCAATAATAGTACCGAGCACAGGTAAAGTTGATCGTGTAAAACATTTAACACTATCTTCTTTAACACCTATCAAAAGTATAGATAAAAGCAAGGTAAAATTTATAGAAGATAGCATTTCAAAAACTAATTTTCAATTACAATTGGATACTACTATCGGTAATCTTTATCATATCCGTTACAATTGGAGAAAAGAAAAAAACTATCAAATTGTATTAGAAGAAGGTGCAATGCAAGGTTATTTTGGGGAGAAAAATAAAGAATATAAAATCAATCTAACCTATGATGATAGCGATAACTATGGCGATATTACCTTTACCTTCACCGATATTGATAGTACGAAACAATATTTGGTAGAGCTTATTAATGAGAAAAAAGACAAAGTTTTCAGAAAAGATATTTTAAATACTTTAACAGGTAAACTAATCTATAAAGAATTTCCAGGAGGTAAGTATTCCATTAGAATTATTAGAGATGATAATAAAAATGGTATTTGGGATTCTGGAGAAGTTTATAAATTAACGCAACCAGAACCCCTTGTTTATCTCAATAAAATATTTACAATACGAGCTAATTGGGAACAAAATGAAACATTCAGTTTAAAAGAATTGAATGAACTGAATTAA
- the mnmG gene encoding tRNA uridine-5-carboxymethylaminomethyl(34) synthesis enzyme MnmG — protein MFKKYNVIVVGAGHAGCEAAAAAANLGSSVLLITMNMGVIAQMSCNPAIGGVAKGQIVREIDAMGGYTGIIADKSTIQFRMLNLSKGPAMWSPRTQNDRMRFAEEWRLQLEALPTLDMWQDTVKEVIVKNGRACGVITSLGIEIKSDAVVLTNGTFLNGVIHIGEKRFGGGRTGEKAATGLTEQLVSLGFESGRMKTGTPPRIDGRSLNYTVMEEQWGDENRGKFSYTDVALPTEQRCCWITYTNEKVHEMLKTGFERSPMFTGRIKGLGPRYCPSIEDKINRFAERERHQIFVEPEGWNTVEIYVNGFSTSLPEDVQQKALRLIPGFENARMYRPGYAIEYDFFPPMQLDLTLETQRVKHLFFAGQINGTTGYEEAAAQGFIAGINAHQRINDDKEVILKRSESYIGVLIDDLVTKGTDEPYRMFTSRAEHRLLLRQDNADIRLTPLAYKLGLVGEDRLDKVNHKIKNADNIIQYLKQNSTTVDKINPILEEVGSSLISQKTKLANLLGRPQINIYDLTKGDLEFGSYLNQFDKETIEQAEIKVKYESYFEKEMEIVNRMKKMEDREINPDFDYSVLGSLSIEARQKLTKVKPRTLGQASRISGVSPSDISVLMVHMS, from the coding sequence ATGTTCAAAAAATATAATGTTATTGTAGTAGGTGCTGGTCATGCAGGTTGTGAAGCAGCAGCAGCAGCAGCTAATCTGGGTTCATCCGTATTGCTCATTACCATGAATATGGGAGTGATTGCTCAGATGAGTTGTAACCCTGCAATAGGTGGTGTAGCAAAAGGACAAATCGTAAGAGAAATTGATGCAATGGGAGGTTATACTGGTATCATAGCAGATAAATCGACTATACAATTTAGAATGCTCAATTTATCAAAAGGTCCAGCTATGTGGAGTCCAAGAACACAAAATGATCGTATGCGTTTTGCTGAAGAGTGGAGACTTCAACTAGAAGCCTTACCCACATTAGATATGTGGCAAGATACAGTCAAAGAAGTAATCGTTAAGAATGGTAGAGCATGTGGGGTCATTACTTCATTGGGTATCGAAATTAAATCGGATGCTGTTGTTTTAACAAACGGAACATTTTTAAATGGCGTCATCCATATCGGTGAAAAAAGATTTGGAGGTGGTAGAACAGGAGAGAAGGCTGCTACAGGTCTAACAGAACAACTGGTATCTTTAGGTTTCGAATCAGGTAGAATGAAAACTGGTACACCTCCAAGAATTGATGGCAGAAGTTTAAACTATACTGTTATGGAAGAACAATGGGGTGATGAGAACAGAGGTAAATTTTCTTATACAGATGTAGCATTACCAACGGAACAACGATGCTGTTGGATTACTTATACCAACGAAAAAGTACATGAGATGTTGAAGACTGGTTTTGAAAGATCTCCAATGTTCACCGGTAGAATCAAAGGATTAGGTCCACGTTATTGCCCATCTATTGAAGATAAAATTAATAGATTTGCTGAACGAGAAAGACATCAAATATTTGTTGAACCTGAAGGATGGAATACGGTTGAAATATACGTGAATGGTTTTTCAACTTCTCTACCCGAAGATGTTCAACAAAAAGCTTTAAGACTAATCCCCGGATTTGAAAATGCAAGAATGTATAGACCAGGATATGCAATCGAATATGATTTCTTTCCACCTATGCAACTAGACCTTACTCTAGAAACACAACGCGTTAAACATCTATTTTTCGCTGGACAAATCAATGGTACTACTGGGTACGAAGAGGCGGCAGCTCAGGGTTTCATTGCAGGAATTAATGCGCATCAACGAATTAATGATGACAAAGAAGTGATACTAAAAAGATCTGAATCATATATTGGTGTACTTATTGATGATTTAGTAACAAAAGGTACAGATGAACCTTATCGTATGTTTACTTCAAGGGCCGAACATCGTTTATTACTAAGACAAGATAATGCTGATATTCGTTTAACACCCTTGGCATATAAATTAGGGCTAGTTGGAGAAGATCGTCTTGATAAAGTGAATCATAAAATTAAAAATGCGGATAACATTATTCAATATTTAAAACAAAATTCTACTACAGTTGACAAGATAAATCCTATCTTAGAAGAAGTAGGATCAAGTTTGATTTCACAAAAAACTAAACTTGCCAACTTATTAGGTAGACCACAAATCAACATTTATGATTTAACAAAAGGAGATCTTGAATTTGGTTCGTACTTAAATCAGTTTGATAAAGAGACGATAGAGCAAGCAGAAATTAAAGTTAAATACGAAAGCTATTTTGAGAAAGAAATGGAAATTGTAAATAGAATGAAAAAAATGGAGGATAGAGAAATTAATCCAGATTTTGATTATTCGGTTTTAGGTTCTCTTTCTATTGAAGCAAGACAAAAACTAACAAAAGTAAAACCTAGAACATTAGGTCAAGCATCAAGAATATCGGGTGTTTCACCTTCTGATATTAGTGTTTTAATGGTTCATATGTCTTAA